The genomic stretch GAAAATGATGATCGTTACTTGTATGGATACACGGTTAGTCGAGCTTCTTCCTAAAGCTATGAATTTCCGTAATGGAGATGTAAAAATCATTAAAACAGCTGGTGCTATTATTTCTCATCCATTCGGCAGTGCAATGCGCAGTATTCTTGTTGGCCTGTACGAGCTTGGCGCAAAAGAAGTCATTGTTGTTGGGCATCATGAATGTGGTATGGCAGCACTTAATAGTGATGATATGCTCCATCACATGACGGAAAGAGGAATCTCGGGTGAGGTTCTAGATACGATTGAACATTCTGGAATCAATCTGAAAAACTGGCTCCGCGGATTTAATAACGTACAAGAAGGATTAATGGAAACGGTAGAACTGATTCGCAACCACCCTCTCCTTCCTTCCGATGTACCGGTTCACGGTATGATTATTGATCCTAAAACAGGTGCGCTGGATCTCTTAGTCGACGGAAATAAAAATCTTGCAGTGAAATCTTAAATTCTTAAATCTATAGAGAAATCTTAATTTATAAAAAAACAAGACCCTGTGCATTGCATTTCGTAATGTACGGTCTTGTTTTTTTATTACATTTTCGTGACACACCTTATACAATCTTCCCGTAGAAACCGAAGAACGGTTGTCAAACCATACAGTATTAGTGTACACTTTTATTCATATTATAGTTATAGAAAACGCTTAATTCCATGTTTGATGTAGCTATAACTAAGTAAAGGAGACATGTCCACTTGAACATACTGTCCTATGGTTTGCTCGGGTTACTCACACGTGACGAATCTTCCGGTTATGATCTTATGCTAAGAATTCAGCCCCACTGGCAAGCAAAGCATAGCCAAATTTATCCCATTCTCTCTCGAATGGAAGATGATGGGCTGTTATCGGCTCGCTGGGTTGAACAAACAGACAAACCGGATAAAAAAATGTACCGTGTCACAGACAAAGGTATTCAGAAATTATTAGACTGGATGTACACTCCCGTGTCCACCCCTGCTTTAAGGGATGAACTCAATCTTCGTATGATCTGCTTTCAAGTCACGAACCCTATTGTGATGAAGCGATGGGTAGATGAACGCAGAGATTGGTTTGAATCTCGGCTTGCATACTATGAAGCATTGCTTGCCAATTTACCAGAAGAAGCAGTACAGCCAGGCAGCCCCTACTTTGGGGAATACATTGTAAATACGAAAGGAACCATGACTGCAAAAACCGGTATTGAATGGTGCCATTGGGTTAACGGCCTCATGAATGCTCATTATCAAGAACGCGAAGCAACCCGTACACATTAATGATCGAAAAAAATGAAACCAATTTTTTTCTCAAACGTAAATAACTTATGTCACAAAAATCACATTCCAGGAGGGTTTTTCACTCATATGAAAAAATGGTTCAGCACGAAACGTCTATTAATGGTAATGATGGCTTTCACACTGGTTTTCTCTACTCTTGCAATTCCGGATCATGCTGATGCACGCCGCGGTGGTGGATTTAAGTCAGGTACCAAGTCTTATCAAAGTAATCCAAGCCGTTCTAATAACAGTACGAACTCGAATACAAAAAGCACTACTGCAAATAACTCTGCAAACACAGCAGCCAAGAAGCCTGGATTTTTCGGCGGTGGATCTTTAATGAAAGGTCTGATGATTGGTGGTCTTGCAGGAATGTTGTTCGGAGGTCTTTTCGGTAACATGGGATTCCTTGGCGACATTCTAGGACTTGCAATTAACCTCTTAGCAATCTATGTCATTGTTATGCTTGGAGTAGGTATCTATAGATCTATTAAGAAACGCCGCTTGGAGAATGAAAGATCAGGTAATAACAACGGCGGAAACGGACGGTACTAAGAAATATGGTTATTACAATGGATGAGATCGTGAATGCAATATGCATCCACACCGCAGAACGTAAACAAATTAAGCCAACAGATGTTCAAGTCGAACTTAGTTGGGATGAAGATACTGGTTACAGTGCCGAGGTATGGGCTCAAGGTCGCAGCCAGTTCATCGTTGAAGCGAATATGATTGAAGCGATCTTGCGATATGTTCACCAAGAATATAACATTCGTGCTTATCGTGAAGATGTCACCCTTGAACTTGATGAAGAAATTACGGCTACAATTCGTACTTAGTCAGGACAAGGCAGTATCATATACAGTAGAATAAGCGGTCTTTGCGTCATTGATATGACACGAAGACCGCTTTTTTATTTTTCATCACTGAATTCTTAACGGGGCGAACATTCTTATGGACCACGAACAAAAAAAACGATTCCCACCAGCTAGAAAAAGCTAGTAAGAATCGTTAAAGTTCTTGTCTAGAAATCCATTTCAAAACTCACTTAGAGAGTTATAAAAGGATTCAAGTACATGTATTTATGTATGTTAGTTATATATGTTAGATAGTATCAGTTATTATCTGCCAGTGTACTCAGATCCATGATCAGCTAGATCCAATTGGACTGGAGTGTAACTAAAAGTTACTACTGCTAGACCCAGCAGGAGTGCTACGGAAAGAAGGGCTTTTTTCATCGGATAAGTCTCCTCTCATAATGATATCGTTTAGTATATCATAACACAGCTTTAACTGTGAAACACTGCCAAATTTTCTAATTACTTCAAATAATGATATTGCTTTTTTAAAATATTTATCATTGCCTAACTGATCCGCTGCAAAAAGAATGTGCAAAGTCAGATCAATCGCAGCAGAGTGTTCTTGTCTTTTGTGTCTATATAAAGCTAACTGATACTGATAAGCCAAATAATGCGCTGCCTTAACCTTCTCTTTATAGTGAGTATAGTCTTTTATGTGTGGACTTAACTGATTAATTTCTGTTTCCACATCGTAATTGTATTGATTCGCAGAACGAAGGATATTTATTAATCCTTGAAGTGCTTGATCGGGCGTTTTAACTAGAAATTCAACATACTCAGGTATTCTTTCTTGTTTACCATCTAGTACATCAATTTGCAGTGTATTCGCTGAAGCGAAAAATTTGAAATCTTCTATAATAAACTTTCCTGTTTCCGTAGAATCATTAAGCCAATCCAGATTCGCATACAGTGATATGTACTCTCTCGATTTGCCCAGTTCACCTAATTTCTGATAGGATAAACTCTTCATCAAAGAACTATAACCAAAATAATAAATAATATGTTGTTTAAATTCATGAGAAGTGGATTCCGTTTCAACGAGTTCCTTGTGAATTTCTTTGGCTAAAGTCATCAATTCGTCTGAGAACGAAAGCACTTCCTCCCAATTCTCTAAGGTATAGTTGATCTGAATCAACTTCACGATTGTGTCTAAGTCGAGAGATTCACTATAAGGATAAGGTTCGTGCATTATTTCCCTCCTCACTATTTAATATCATATTTTTACTATATTTTACATTACCTATAACATCAGGTCAATTATATGTAATCTTACTTATTTTAATAGAGGCTTTTGGCTTATTTCACTATTTACTAAGATAAATGTTGCCGTTTTCATTTCAAAGACTATAATTAAAATCATATACATCCTGTCACAAGAGAGGAGACATTCAGTGCGATCACAAAGTTATGACTTTGCTTTTACACAAGCAGCGATCGGTATGGCTCTCATTTCGTTAGATGGAACCATTCTCAATGCAAATCAGGCACTTTATGATCTCTTGGGATATAAAAAGCCAGATATCATTTCATCTCCCCCTCTTCCTTTCATGGAAGACGACATGATAATTCATATCATTCAAGCAGGACAATCCCTTCCGCTGGGTCTTAGTAGTCCCAGTTATACACGGATCGAACAAGAATACGTTCATCCTTCAGGCAATAAAGTTTCTCTTCACATCCATGTTTCCATGGTTTTGGATAACAATCAAGTTCCTATATATTATTTGGCTCAATTTGATAATATCACGAAGATTAAACATGCAGAGGAGCAGCTGCAGGTAGCGAAGAACGCTTTACATGATAATGAACACTTTCTTCAACAGATGTTAGAAGGGCTTTCTCTCACTGTGCTGATTACTGTAGACGGAATTATTAATTATGTGAATCCCGCTGGGCTGCAATTGGTCTATGCTGAAAGTATGGATGAAGTTCTAGGGAAAAGTACAGATCAGTTTGTAGATCCCTCAAGTCACCGTATTCTGTTGGAACGCAGGGAACAGTATGATAAGAACAAGGAATTAGGATCTGTTCGCTATCTAATCCGATGCCTAAATGGACATAAGAAATATGTGGAAGGATTTTCATTACAAATTACCTTTAAAGGTCAGGATGCTGTCATTGGAATTTTCAAAGATATCACAAAACAAGAAGCAGAGAAAGAACGCACGATGCAATCCGAAAAGCTATCTACTGCCGGCCAATTAGCTGCGGGAATTGCCCATGAAATCCGCAATCCACTCACGGCGATCAATGGATTTATGAAACTGCTCCGCTCCTCTAAGGATAAGTCGGATCAATACATTTCGATCATTGAATCCGAGCTGAAACGTATCGAATTCATTGTAAATGAACTGCTCGTCTTATCCAAGCCTCAAAAGAACCATACCAGCACACCACTAAATTTAATGTCTTTAATAGATCAAGTAATTACATTAATGTATGGACAAGCTTCTCTTAAGAACATCGAGATTGTTACACAATACCCTGATAAACCCTTCATTTTAATTATGGGTGTGGAGAATCAACTGAAGCAAGTATTCATTAATTTACTTAAAAATGCACTGGAAGCGATGAATCATGGAGGAATGATCCAGGTTTATCTACAGGTCATCGATAAAGAAGTCCAAATTCGTGTTCAAGATCAAGGATACGGCATGACCAAAGATCAAATGGATGCCCTAGGAAAGCCCTTTTATACAACGAAAGATACAGGAACAGGCCTTGGATTTATGATCACACAAAATATTATCCATAATCATGGCGGAGCTATTACAGTAGACAGTATTCTTGAGCAGGGTACCACTTTTACCGTATCCCTACCTATGATCATGATTGCAGATAAAGAGAATTTTTAATCTATACAGTAAGGAACACTCAATCTACAACTGCTTACATAGAGAACTGTCTCATGTTGTCCACGTTTTGGATGCGGACGAGACGGTTTTTTCTTTTCTTTACTCCTCTCTTTCTTTGAGAGTGCCATCTATCTTACCTATATCACAGTATCAGTATATCGCCCAATCTTATCCATTGCGCCATGGACAAGGTACTTTCAAATCCTCTTTTTCGTACAGTATCTTAACAGCAGATAGATGTCCGTCTATCTTCCTAGTCGAGCCGCAAGAGGTGAAAAATATGCCAATAAAAAATGGCACACAGTATATCGAACGCATAGATCAACAAAATTTAAACCTATGGTATCAAGGAAAAAGAATCACGGGACCTTACTCAAAGCATCCTTTGTTCAGCGGACTCATGAAAACGCAGGCTGCATTATACGACTTACAGTGTGATCCTGAGTATCAAGCTGAAATGACTTATCCCTCTCCACTGACGGGCGAACCTGTCGGGCTTTCTTTTCTGCCCCCTGTTCATCCAGATGATATTAAAAAAAGAAAACGCATGATGGACCTTTGGTCTGCAAAGCATCATGGTTTTTTGGGCCGTTCTCCAGACTATATGAATACAGCTCTCATGTCTTTATATACGGCAGCTGATATTTTAGAAGAGCATAACCCGGCATACGCGAATAACCTTCGTAATTATTATACTTACTGCAGAGAAAATGATATCACTTTGTCTCACGCTTTTATTCAGCCATTCGCTAGTAAAGTATCAGGACAAGTGGATTCCTTAGAGGATTCGATTACCGCTAAAGTGATAGAAGTTAATGAGGAAGGTTTTATCATCAGCGGTGCCTTCATGATGGCAACACAAGGAGTCACTTGTGATGAGATGCTCGTATTTCCTACCCCTACCCTGTATCCTCTTGAAGAGAAAAACCCCTATGCCTTCGCTTTTTCCATTCCAAACGACCTGAAAGGTATAACCTTTATTTGCCGAGAAAGCAATGCTTCCGAGTCTTTCTACAATCACCCGCTCAGTGCAAGATATGAAGAGATGGATACGCTTGTTATCTTCGACCGTGTACTCGTACCGCATGACCGAATGTTCTATTATGGCGATGAAAATATCGGTTACCGTTTATTCAGTGATGGAAATTTCCATACACATATCGGACATCAAATTGTATCTCGGTATATAGCAAAGACAGAATTTTTCCTCGGACTTGTAGAATCACTAGCACATGAACAGAATGTAAGCTTTGATGCTAACATCATTGGCCAAACAGCCAAGATTATGACCATGCTTGAAACGTTTAAAGCGCTTAGAATTGCAGCAGAAGAAGGCGCAAAACAAAACCAGTATGGTTATTATGTGCCAGCATCAAGTCCTCTTCTGGCTTCCAGTATTCTGTTTCCCACTTTCTATTTAGAAATGGTGGATATGATTCAGCGGCTTGGCTCTAGTGGTATAATCATGATTCCATACGAAGAAGATCTCTCTTCAGAGATTGGAAGCTATGTCTATGAGTATTTACATGGTCTGGAGTCCACATCTAAAGATCGCATCGCTCTATTCAGACTGGCATGGGAACTTGGAGCTGGTTCATTCGGGGGACGGCAAAGTCAGTTTGAGCGCTTCTTCTTCGGTAATGCTCAAACCGTTAATTTCCGGATGTTTAACAGTTATGATAATCATGAAGATTATCAGCAGTTGATTCATGACTTCTTAGGGATCGAAAAGAAGGAAACAGCGGAAGAAATGGAAGAAATCGAAGAAGTGAAAGAAAATGAGCAATGATTTGAAGTGAATAATTATAAGTGTACTGCTAGAACTATAACTAATTTACATGCCAATTATGTTCAGCTGAATCAATATCAGAGAACATTTCGTTAGTTAAACGATTGCCGCATTCTAAGCGCGCGGCAATCGTTTTTTCTATTTCTAAGGGACCGTATTACTCTCTAAGGACGACACACTAATCAGGACGCCTCGTCCCTTACTTTTCTATGTAATTCAACAGAGGTTCTCTCTTTTGCTCCAGCACTATACTCTTTCAGCGGAAAGTTTTTGTTCTTTCGTTAACAACGGTTCAAATTCATATACCCATACTCCGTTATCAGCGACTTTTATTTTTACAAGTCCTTTTTTACGCAATTCTTCTAGAACCTGTTCTGCCATTTTCTGATCCATCTCTGTATACAACACAATTTCTGAGATTGTAAGCAGCTGGTCCTGCTCCATAGCGAACATGAAGAGTTGCTTTTCCATCCTTCTATTCTTGGTTTTCTTCATACGAGATTGTTCATATAATCCCATGCTGAGGGGAAGTACGCCAAAGATGAGAAACCCGAGATCAAGACCTGAATGGTATACGCTAAAAGAATAGATATATAGTATCGTCGAAAACAAACCCAGACAAATGAGCGTCCATAAAATCCATGCTTTGCTGTTTCCCATGGCTCTCCTCCTTCTTCCTATATCATAAGTTTACCCAAAAAAAGTGAATCAGACCATT from Paenibacillus polygoni encodes the following:
- a CDS encoding beta-class carbonic anhydrase, with the protein product MDNIKDILEHNKQFVENRDYEAYISDKFPQKKMMIVTCMDTRLVELLPKAMNFRNGDVKIIKTAGAIISHPFGSAMRSILVGLYELGAKEVIVVGHHECGMAALNSDDMLHHMTERGISGEVLDTIEHSGINLKNWLRGFNNVQEGLMETVELIRNHPLLPSDVPVHGMIIDPKTGALDLLVDGNKNLAVKS
- a CDS encoding PadR family transcriptional regulator, whose product is MNILSYGLLGLLTRDESSGYDLMLRIQPHWQAKHSQIYPILSRMEDDGLLSARWVEQTDKPDKKMYRVTDKGIQKLLDWMYTPVSTPALRDELNLRMICFQVTNPIVMKRWVDERRDWFESRLAYYEALLANLPEEAVQPGSPYFGEYIVNTKGTMTAKTGIEWCHWVNGLMNAHYQEREATRTH
- a CDS encoding YxcD family protein; amino-acid sequence: MVITMDEIVNAICIHTAERKQIKPTDVQVELSWDEDTGYSAEVWAQGRSQFIVEANMIEAILRYVHQEYNIRAYREDVTLELDEEITATIRT
- a CDS encoding ATP-binding protein — its product is MRSQSYDFAFTQAAIGMALISLDGTILNANQALYDLLGYKKPDIISSPPLPFMEDDMIIHIIQAGQSLPLGLSSPSYTRIEQEYVHPSGNKVSLHIHVSMVLDNNQVPIYYLAQFDNITKIKHAEEQLQVAKNALHDNEHFLQQMLEGLSLTVLITVDGIINYVNPAGLQLVYAESMDEVLGKSTDQFVDPSSHRILLERREQYDKNKELGSVRYLIRCLNGHKKYVEGFSLQITFKGQDAVIGIFKDITKQEAEKERTMQSEKLSTAGQLAAGIAHEIRNPLTAINGFMKLLRSSKDKSDQYISIIESELKRIEFIVNELLVLSKPQKNHTSTPLNLMSLIDQVITLMYGQASLKNIEIVTQYPDKPFILIMGVENQLKQVFINLLKNALEAMNHGGMIQVYLQVIDKEVQIRVQDQGYGMTKDQMDALGKPFYTTKDTGTGLGFMITQNIIHNHGGAITVDSILEQGTTFTVSLPMIMIADKENF
- a CDS encoding 4-hydroxyphenylacetate 3-hydroxylase family protein; the encoded protein is MPIKNGTQYIERIDQQNLNLWYQGKRITGPYSKHPLFSGLMKTQAALYDLQCDPEYQAEMTYPSPLTGEPVGLSFLPPVHPDDIKKRKRMMDLWSAKHHGFLGRSPDYMNTALMSLYTAADILEEHNPAYANNLRNYYTYCRENDITLSHAFIQPFASKVSGQVDSLEDSITAKVIEVNEEGFIISGAFMMATQGVTCDEMLVFPTPTLYPLEEKNPYAFAFSIPNDLKGITFICRESNASESFYNHPLSARYEEMDTLVIFDRVLVPHDRMFYYGDENIGYRLFSDGNFHTHIGHQIVSRYIAKTEFFLGLVESLAHEQNVSFDANIIGQTAKIMTMLETFKALRIAAEEGAKQNQYGYYVPASSPLLASSILFPTFYLEMVDMIQRLGSSGIIMIPYEEDLSSEIGSYVYEYLHGLESTSKDRIALFRLAWELGAGSFGGRQSQFERFFFGNAQTVNFRMFNSYDNHEDYQQLIHDFLGIEKKETAEEMEEIEEVKENEQ